In the Pedobacter cryoconitis genome, TTGAATTTACCGGGCAGTCTGTAGATGATCCTGTACTATCAGAAGTGAGCAGGTTATTCAACCTCAATAACAATATTATTTACGCACAAATTGAATATGCCGGAGGTGTTAAATTTGGCGCTATGGTGATTGAAGTTTCCGGTGCACAGCAAGACAGCCTGAAGGCAATAGCATATTATGAAGAAAAACAGATCAAAGTGGAGGTTTTAGGGTATGTCTGATGCGATGATTTTAATGATGTTCAAAGGAACATGGGAGACTATAGTGATGACCTTTGTCTCTGGTTTTTTCGGTTTTGTGATCGGATTACCGACCGGAGTCATGCTTTATCTGACCAGAAAAGGTCAGGTACTGGAAAACAGAACGCTGAACAATATTGTATCAGTTTTCGTCAATGTTTTCCGTTCTATTCCGTTTATTATCCTCATTGTATGGATGATTCCTTTTACCCGGATGCTGGTTGGGACTTCTATCGGTATTGAAGCTGCTTTAGTTCCTTTAAGTATCGGAGCGGCACCTTTTATTGCCAGAATGGTAGAAAATAGTTTAATCGAAGTGCCGGGTGGTCTGGTTGAGGCGGCAAGGGCGATGGGGGCAACTCCTTTTCAGATCGTTTGTAAAGTATTATTGCCAGAAGCATTGCCCTCACTAATTAATACGGCTTCGATTACTTTGATCACACTTGTTGGTTATTCGGCTATGGGTGGCGCAGTTGGTGCAGGAGGATTAGGCCAAATCGGTTATCAATACGGCTACGTAGGTTATGATGTACTGGTGATGAACGCGGTATTAATTGTACTGGTTGCTTTAGTTTTCGCAATCCAGTTTACCGGAGATTTTCTTGCTAAACGTGCAGACCATAGGAAATAAGTAGTTTTAAGCTAAAAATAAATAAGAGGGACCAGGTTTGCTCTTAAGTTCAATTAAAAATATAAATACTGAGAACAACAACAAATATATACTGATGAAAATAAAAATCAATTTACTGGCGGCTGTAGCTGTAATCGTTTCAGTATCCTTATTCAGCTGCGGCAGAGGTGCTAAAAAGAATGACCCGAACCATATTAAAGTAGGGGTAGAATCGGGGCCGGAATTTGCAGTTGCTGAAGCTGCTCAGAAAGTTGCCAAAGAGAAATTTGGCTTAGAAGTAGAATTGGTACAATTCAACGATTTCGTGATGCCTAATGAAGCGCTTAGTCAAGGGGATCTGGATGTGAATGTATTCCAGAATAAACCTTATTTAGATGTACAAACTAAACAACGTGGTTATAAATTTGCAATTCAGGGAAATACTTTTGTTTTCCCATTAGCTGGTTATTCTAAAAAAATCAAGAAAATTGAAGAGTTAAAGGAAGGAAATACAATTATCATTCCTAATGACCCGACAAACGGTGGCCGTGCTTTACTTCTTTTACAAAAATCAGGTTTACTGAAATTAAAAGATGGTGTTGGCTTATTACCTACTGTAAATGATATTACCGAAAATCCTAAAAAGATAAAGATCCTTGAATTGGAAGCTCCGCAATTGCCAAGAGCACTGGATGATCAAAATGTAACTATCGCTGTGATCAATAATACTTTTGCTAGTTCTGCAGGCTTAATTGCAGACCGTGACGGACTAATTGTAGAAGATAAGAAATCACCTTATGTAAATATCATTGTATCCAGAGAGGATAACAAAGATGAGGAGAAGATTAAGAAATTTGTAAAAGCTTTTCAATCTGAAGAGGTAGAAGCCGCTGCTGCTAAAATATTCAAAGGTGGTGCTGTTAAGGGGTGGTAAGAATTAGTTTTAAACTTTTACAAAAACGGTTGTCTGATCAAAAAGGCAACCGTTTTTTTGTGAATAGCGTGTTCAGGCTAAGCTGCTAATTCATTCTGATCTTAACCAGGGGAGATTTGGTAGCCCAAAAAAGGAAAGCTTAATTCATAACTATGATCAGATATTGAGGCCCAGGAGACCAAATATCTTATAAAGTTCAGCTTTTGCTTGCTCAGGGGCTTCAATGTCAAAATCTCCTCTGTTCGTTGCGTTGGTTATTCCAGTCTTCAGATAAGGTTTTAATCTTTGGTATATATCAGGATTGCTGCGCACAAAATATTTTTCTGACTTTTCATAAGTTTTTAGTGGATCATGGCTTTTCAGTTCCTTTCCAACAGGATCGCATGCTCTGAAATACTTGCCACTATTCTTCACATGCATCAAAAACCAAAATTCAAGACAAGGCGTATTAATCAGTACATGGATTTTTTTAATGTTTTCAGCTTCTTTTTGATACTGCTTTAATTCCGGGATTTTTCCTTCAGCAATGACTACATCGAGATCAATAACCCATATCGATAAGTCATAAATTCTGGCATTTGTCTTTACCAGCTCAAACTGTTCAAAAAGGGTTTTCTTTTTGGGAAGTTCGGGCAGAATAGATATTCCATGAAGTGTCTCGTTTTTCCTTAACATTTGCAGATACCAAAGTTCAGTTTCTCCATCTACAACCAAAGAAAAAGTCTTTCTCCCTAAGCCCTTTTTTGTACCGCTAACTCTCATTATCGAAATCCAGATAATAATCTTCTAATTGTGGTACGGCACCAAGCTTGCCCGATTTGTATGCATTGAATACAGATGTAGTATCCCGGATAACACTTGAATCGAAGTCACTCAATGCGTAAAGCTCTATACTGCCATCTGAAATTTTTTCTGTGAACCATATGGCATCATCCCGAAATATATCTCTTTCCATCAGTAATTCCCGGTAATGGGTAGTCGCTATGATTTGAGAACCCTTAACATTGACAAGAAATAGCAAAAGAAAATGCTTTAATAGTTCTGGGTGCAGTGAAGATTCGAGTTCATCGATTAAGATTACACTACTTTTCCCAAGTATCTGGTCTAAAAGGCCACTGAATTGAAAATACCGCTGTGTCCCTTCTGATTCTTGTGCGTATGGCAAGATATAACTATCAGAGTGATCACCATTCAACACTGAGTGACGGAAACCAATTTCAAGTAAGTCCAGCGATTCAGGATCCTTTTCAGAACTAGAGCTTGGTGTTCTAGAGGCAATTTGTTTGTTAATAAAACGCATGATTTTACGCATATCATCATCATAATCAATTGTTCTTTTTTCCAGTGCTAAGTCGGTAATCTTGAAATCTGCTTTTTGAAGAAATTTAATTATATGATCCTTATTAATCTCTTTATTTTCAATTGCTTTATTAATTGAATCACTCAAGTCAGTTTTAGGGGTAATCAGCTTTCTAAGCACCTTATCGAACCAGTCAGTTACGTCTCTGAGTTCAGGAGAGTCAATATTTGACTTTAAAAAGCCACTTAGTACAGGATTATTCCACAAGGTATTTGCCTCTAAAATTTCCTCCTGAGTCCGTTTGAGCTTGGCCTTAGTACCAAATTTAATTTCAGTCAGCTGTTTCTCAATATTCGTTTCGCGTTTATAAATCAAAGATTTGTTAGGAGAATAAAATTCGAGCTTTTCAAAAGTAATAGCCTCCTTTGTGAAAGCAATCTCGTAACTGTATTTGATTCCGTTTTGGAAAAATATTAATTCAAACTTCGTTTCCTGAGCTGATGTTAATGCGTTAAATAGAAATGGGGTGTAATTTAATGTCGTCTGTTTCTGTAATGGTGAGGAGACGATTAATGTCCTTAAAGAATCAAGAGCCTTTAAGATCGTAGTCTTTCCTGAACCATTAGCACCATAGATTAAACCTAATTTTAATAATCTTTGTCCTGGAGCAGGTTCGAGAATAAAATACTTTTCCAGATCCTGAGATTTATCAGCTTCGAAAGACAGTGTAACAGTATCTTTTATACTTCTGAAATTTGTTATAGAAAAGCTTACAATCATAATTTTTCCTTGTTATCTGTAAATCGCTTACAAATATAGCTAATAATCTGTCTTGTTTTATAAATAAACGATTTCCATTTCCGCCAGCTATTTGATAAGTTTAGATATTATTATAGGATAATGTGGCTAATATGACTGCGGCTATTTTGAGTCAGTAGAATGGAAGAGATGATAATAATCAGTTGTTGTGTCTCTCAAAATAAGCTGTTGCGTATCTTAAATAATTGAATTAAAGGCTATCATTCGATGGCCTTTTTTTTGTTCCTGATTTTAAATAAACATTGGAACTAAAATTGTAGTAATTTTACCACACACAGAGTTGAATTAGCTTAAATGAGTAAAGTATTTACGATTACTGAAGGTCTGGAAAATATGGGCGCATTGCGTACCGGAGGCCAGGGTTCAGTTTACAAGGGAAGAAGGTTTGGTCCTATTATAACGGCAGTGAAATTATTGCCAACACCGGTTCATACGGAAAGTACAGAAGATAAAAACTTCAGGAGTTTCCAGAATGAGGTGGAGAAATTGAAAAAGGTAAATGAGGAGCCTAATCCTAATATCGTTAAGATCTTAAATTCAGGAATTACAGAAAGCGGATCGTTTCCATTTATAGAAATGGAGTTTATTGATGGTCCTGATCTCGAAGAGTTACTAAAAGAACCGCATGATAAAATATTCCCGGTCAAGGAAGTGATTAAGGTGGCCGATCATTTGGCAAATGCTTTAGCGCATTGTCATCAGGTTACGGTAAAGCATGGGGATATCAAGAGTAATAATGTTAAATTTAATATCCATACGGGCAATTATGTCTTACTGGATTTTGGTTTATCGGCGATGTCTGATGAGCAGCGCAGAACGAGTATCCGCCATGCGGGTGCAATCGAATTCATGGCTCCTGAGCAGAGTGAAGGACAAATGCTACTGGAAACGGATATTTACAGTTATGGCATAATCCTGTATGAGCTACTGGCTGGCCAGGTTCCTTTTCCTTTACTGGATAACGGGCAAAAGTCAAGGAATGATGTGCTGGTTGGACATTTAGAATCGCCAGTTCCTGATTTGCTGACTTTAAGGCAACAGAATTTGCCCGAAGGCTGGTCGGAGGAGAAAAAGATGCATGAGATGCAGGTTCCTGCATGGTTGCTGTCTGTGATTAGTAAATGTCTGGAGAAATCACCGTCAGACAGGTATAAAAGCGGAATGGCTTTACAGTATGCAATTGTCCACAGTAGTATTGCTGATGCGGGAAGTGCTATAGCTGATGCTCCGGGTACTGCCTTATTGCAAAAAGAAAATGAGCGTTTGCAGACTTTACTGAGGCATTATCAGGAAGCGCAGGATGAAAAACCTGTTGTTCGTGATGCTGGTATAATTGCGATTTCCAAGCCTGTATTTTATGTTTTATCAGCTGGGGTAGTTTTTATGATTGCATTGTTGAGTTACTTTTTACTGTTTAAGGAGGCCGATAAACCTGTTAAAAAGGAGGTCCCTGTGAAAACAACGATAACTCCGGCGACCGTAAATACAGCTGAAGAAGATAAGGGGTATAGCTGGGATAAAGAACGCGATTCTTTAAAAGATAGTGGAAATACAGAGACGCAGCCAGTACAGTTAAAGCCTGTTCCACAAACTCCGCGTGATACAACAACGATGAATCTGGACACCACACTTCATTTCTAAAATTTGATTAACCAGGGTTTTCCTACATAAAAAAATAACATGGCAGAAAAGTCAACTTTCTGGAAAAAGACAGGTCTTCAGGACTGGTTTCTTCCAACAGAAAAAAGTAAAGCTAAAAAAATAGTCAAAGGTTTAACGCCTGACGAGGTTTATAAATATATACTGGATAAATTCAAGGAGTCTATTGGGCAGCTTTCTTTTGCGAACCGTGTAGTTTTTTATCATGAATACATTATTTGTTTCAATGAGGAAGATTATAAAGAATTTCTGGATCATAAACAGGGTTTGTTCGGAATCATTGTGCATGAGTCTGTGAACCAGTTTTATGAGGTATTAAAGGAATACCGCAAAGCGGGTAAAACGGTGGAACCTTCGAGTTCCAAATGGGTTTTCAGATTGGCTTCTCACCCGGATTATGAGCGTGGTGATAAAGGCTTTATCGGTAAATTATTGCCGGGAAGTACTAAAAAAGAGGAAAATTTAAGAGTCACTTTTATTCCAAGACAAACAGGAATTGCAGAAACGCTTGATGTGAACCAGGATATTTTAAATGGCTTCACCTATTATAGTGAGGGTTATTATGAATTGCCTTATGCAATGGATCTGGAAAACGCTAAATTGGTTAAGGGGAAATCTGATAAGGTTCTTGCACGTTTTGAAACGATTATGCCAGATCAGAATTTCAGGGGTAAAAAGCTGGAATATCTGATGACCACGCAAGAGATATTGATCTCTGGTAAGGATGAAGAGCGAAAAGAACCTTATATTTTTAGTATTCCTTCAGATTGGGTGAATACGCCTCATCTGAGCATCCGGTATGCAGAGGCTGAGGGTAAGTTTTACCTGGCCTCTTTCGGAGAGAAAACAATGGTCAATGAGGTGGAGGTATACCGGAGTTCGGTAGATGCTCCGGATTGGGTAGCACTGCCTTTTAATTCAAAGATCCTGCTGAACGGTATTATCGGGATCAACATATTTAAACCTTAGATCCGGATGGGGAATTATTTATCAATTGGGTTGCTGGCTATAGGCGTTTTATTGCTGTTATGGCATTTTACAGATATTAAAAAATCACAGAAATAATGGCGGATCGTCTATTTGGAATTACTGACGCAGGCAGGGTAAGAGAGAATAATGAAGATGAATTCATTATTCAGGAAGTCATGCAAAATAAGTTTATGATTGCGGGTGTGATTGATGGCGTAGGTGGATATGCTGGCGGTGAAATTGCGGCTGCGTTAACTAAAGAAGTTATTTTAAGGGAGCTGGAAACGATTGAGCCAGATTTGATCAGCCAGCTGAGCAGGGTTTTTTACCTGGCTAATGAACAGATTGCAACGCATAAACAAGGTGATCTGGAATTGATGGATATGGCTTGTGTAGCAACGCTTGCGGTGATAGACAGACAAAATAACCTATTGTATTATGTGCATGTGGGGGATACCAGGTTGTATTTATTTCGTGATCATTCGCTGATTAAGATTTCACATGATCAGTCCTTTGTTGGTTTTCTGGAGGATTCCGGCAGGCTTACCGAAGAAGCAGCGATGCAGCATCCTAAACGAAATCAGATTAATCAGGCTTTAGGGCTTACGAGCCGTGAGGGAATGACTGATGCTTATTTTGAAACAGGTTCTTCTCCTTTTTTACCGGATGATTTGATCTTGCTTTGCAGTGATGGATTAACGGATATGGTAGATGCGGCATTGATTACGGCAGTATTGAATGGCCCGGAAACACTCGCGGTAAAGGCCGCACGTTTAGTGGAGGAAGCAAATCAGGCGGGTGGCAAGGATAATATAACAGTGGTACTGGCAAAAAATGATAAAGTAAGAGCGTCTTACGAGTTTTCAAAGCCGGAGCCAGTTAAGCCTGTAGTGAGCAGTGCTGTTACTGCGACGTCTGTTACTGCTACAGCTGTTGCTGAGCCTTTTAAAGGAACGGTTAAAGCTGCGTCTGAACAAAATATAGTTCAACAAAAAAGTGGTAAGGGGCTGATTATATTGCTGTCTGCTTTATGTTTATTGTTTTTAGGAACAACAATCTGGTTATTTTTATACCATACTGCTGAAGGAACAAAATTAGAACAGCCGGGAACGGTTTTGGTTACGCCGGTCAAACCTGGATTAAATCCTCAGGAAAAAAAGATCAGCGATATGCTTTTAAGTTTAAAAGGGGATACGCTTTTGCTTGCCGATACCGTATTTAAAGTACCTGTTCATTTAAGCCAGGCATTGACGATTGACAGGGATACACTGATTCTTAAAACGAAAGGGAATATTGTTTTTCAAAGTGATTCTGCTTATAAAGGGCCTGCGTTAATTCTTTCTCCAAAATGTAAGTATGTGAAGATCGATCAGCTGGTGCTGGAGAATTTTGAAACGGGCGTAGTTTCTTATAACAATTCGCTGGATTTAAAAAATATACGTTTTAATAAAGTTAACTATCCGGTACAAGTGAGGTTTGTTTTTCCAGACCAGTTTTATGTGAATGGAAGGTTATCTAAGCGAAATTATGCGGCTGATTCGCTGGCTAAGAAATAAGTATGGATAAGAGAGAGACTGAAGCTAAAGGTAGAGGGCAGGAACGCTTGTTTTTAGGACTGATCGCTATTTTAATGGTGGTGCTGTTCGTCAGGTTATTTGGTGTATTGCAGGGACGGATTAAGGAGGTAGATCAACGCCTTAAAGATGGAACGGTGGTGAATTTAAATGCACCTGAGCCAGCTAAAGCTGTGAAAGGATTACTAACCAGGGGATACTATCTGGAAGATCCGCTTGACGTAGAAGTTGTGCGTAATTCTATTGCTGCGCAAGAGGCGAAGGGTTTGTCTTTTACGAATGTCGGTGATCTGAATAAAAGAAGGTTTAATGTGCTGGCTGATGACGCTTATCGCAATGGTGGATCTGCCTTTAAGAAAAGGGTGGCTGTGTCGAGGTCATTGCTGGGATTTACCGGGGATGATGAAGTTCGTTATACTCAGGAAAAAAATAATGCGCCTGCAATGCCTGCGGTTAAATCTGCAGGGATGGGCAACGGGGTAATTAAGGGTAAGATAGAACATCAAGGGGATGCGGTAGCTGGTGTTCTGGTGAGGTTGTCGACTGTTCTTCCTTCGGATAGTATAGAGGCGAAATCATTCAGGATTTATGCACGTACAGATGCTTCTGGTCAGTACTCCTTCACGCAATTACCGGAAGGAAAAGCTTATGAGGTTATTCCTTTAAAACCAGATGCTGAGTTTGGACAGGTTAAGGGTGTACAGGAACTCAATGGTTCAAAGCAACTTAATTTTAGTGAAATGCCACATATGGTCAGGTTGCTTTCTTCGCGTGAGTTTACGCTGCTGAAAAATGACGGGGCTTTAATTGTACGGACACCTGAGCAGTTTAAAGTTGGATATTGGTGCGTTGCGGGTGGTTTTTTACTGGCTTTTTTACTGATACATTTGCTGTTGTCTTTTAAATTTCCGGAGGCTGATCAATTGATGTTGCCGCTTTTAATGTTATTGACTGGTTTGTCTTTTCTGACATTACTGAGTTTGCAGGATCCGGTGAGAGATCGTTTTCTGGCAGTTGATTCTTTAGGGTTCTTGTATTTTGGTGTTGTTGGTTTAGGTGTGTTATTATTTTTGAATATCAAACGCTTTACGGCTGATTCTGGTGTATACCGTTTACTGATTTTCAAAGACCGTTCAGCAGCTAATGGGTGGCCCTGGATTGCATTGGCAATTGCGCTTTTAGGGGGTACGTTATTATTTGGTGGCGGGCCTGAGGGGAGCGGTGTAAAAGTGAATTTGTTAGGTGTACAGCCAAGTGAGGTGGTTAAATATATTGTGGTCTTATTTTTAGCTGGTTTCTTTGCGCAGAATGAGCAGTTCATTGCTACGTATTCGAGCTGGAAAAAACGCTGGTCATTTTTCTCTTTTGCATTGGCAGCTATCTTATTTACGCTGTTCTTGTTTTTACTGCTAGGAGATCTTGGCCCGGCAATCGTGATCTGTTTCACTTTTATCCTGCTTTTCTCTTTCTCAAGAGGTGACTTTATGGAGATGGCGGCATTTGTGCTGCTATATGTACTGGTGGCGTGGTTTGTAGGGAATGTATGGCTTGATGCTTTAATTACTTTTGCTGTTTTAGTCTTATACCATGTGTTGAAACGCAAATCTATGAGCGAGTCGGCAGTGATGGCATTGATTGTGATTACAGCCTTTTTAACGATTGATAAAATTCCTTATCTGGATAAAATTGTTCCTGGCCCGGTAGCGAGATTGGCTGATAGAAAAGCAATCTGGCAGGATGCGTGGAATAATGAAGTTTATGGGGGAGATCAGGTTGCAAACGGCCTTTGGGGTATTGCTACTGGTGGAATTACCGGACAGGGTACGGGTGAGGGTTTTGCGAAAACTATTCCTGAAGCACATACGGATATGATTCTTCCTGCGATTGGGGAAGAGTTTGGGTGGACTGGGATTACCTGTGTCTTCATCTTATTTTTAATCTATTTGCATCGTTCGATCATTATTGGCCGGCGAACGGGAACTCCATTCTTGTTTTATATTTGCGCAGGTATCGGTATTTGTACTTTCATTCAGTTTTTACTGATTGCCGGCGG is a window encoding:
- a CDS encoding serine/threonine protein kinase: MSKVFTITEGLENMGALRTGGQGSVYKGRRFGPIITAVKLLPTPVHTESTEDKNFRSFQNEVEKLKKVNEEPNPNIVKILNSGITESGSFPFIEMEFIDGPDLEELLKEPHDKIFPVKEVIKVADHLANALAHCHQVTVKHGDIKSNNVKFNIHTGNYVLLDFGLSAMSDEQRRTSIRHAGAIEFMAPEQSEGQMLLETDIYSYGIILYELLAGQVPFPLLDNGQKSRNDVLVGHLESPVPDLLTLRQQNLPEGWSEEKKMHEMQVPAWLLSVISKCLEKSPSDRYKSGMALQYAIVHSSIADAGSAIADAPGTALLQKENERLQTLLRHYQEAQDEKPVVRDAGIIAISKPVFYVLSAGVVFMIALLSYFLLFKEADKPVKKEVPVKTTITPATVNTAEEDKGYSWDKERDSLKDSGNTETQPVQLKPVPQTPRDTTTMNLDTTLHF
- a CDS encoding RloB domain-containing protein, with the protein product MRVSGTKKGLGRKTFSLVVDGETELWYLQMLRKNETLHGISILPELPKKKTLFEQFELVKTNARIYDLSIWVIDLDVVIAEGKIPELKQYQKEAENIKKIHVLINTPCLEFWFLMHVKNSGKYFRACDPVGKELKSHDPLKTYEKSEKYFVRSNPDIYQRLKPYLKTGITNATNRGDFDIEAPEQAKAELYKIFGLLGLNI
- a CDS encoding methionine ABC transporter permease MetI, which encodes MSDAMILMMFKGTWETIVMTFVSGFFGFVIGLPTGVMLYLTRKGQVLENRTLNNIVSVFVNVFRSIPFIILIVWMIPFTRMLVGTSIGIEAALVPLSIGAAPFIARMVENSLIEVPGGLVEAARAMGATPFQIVCKVLLPEALPSLINTASITLITLVGYSAMGGAVGAGGLGQIGYQYGYVGYDVLVMNAVLIVLVALVFAIQFTGDFLAKRADHRK
- a CDS encoding PP2C family protein-serine/threonine phosphatase translates to MADRLFGITDAGRVRENNEDEFIIQEVMQNKFMIAGVIDGVGGYAGGEIAAALTKEVILRELETIEPDLISQLSRVFYLANEQIATHKQGDLELMDMACVATLAVIDRQNNLLYYVHVGDTRLYLFRDHSLIKISHDQSFVGFLEDSGRLTEEAAMQHPKRNQINQALGLTSREGMTDAYFETGSSPFLPDDLILLCSDGLTDMVDAALITAVLNGPETLAVKAARLVEEANQAGGKDNITVVLAKNDKVRASYEFSKPEPVKPVVSSAVTATSVTATAVAEPFKGTVKAASEQNIVQQKSGKGLIILLSALCLLFLGTTIWLFLYHTAEGTKLEQPGTVLVTPVKPGLNPQEKKISDMLLSLKGDTLLLADTVFKVPVHLSQALTIDRDTLILKTKGNIVFQSDSAYKGPALILSPKCKYVKIDQLVLENFETGVVSYNNSLDLKNIRFNKVNYPVQVRFVFPDQFYVNGRLSKRNYAADSLAKK
- the metQ gene encoding methionine ABC transporter substrate-binding lipoprotein MetQ, producing the protein MKIKINLLAAVAVIVSVSLFSCGRGAKKNDPNHIKVGVESGPEFAVAEAAQKVAKEKFGLEVELVQFNDFVMPNEALSQGDLDVNVFQNKPYLDVQTKQRGYKFAIQGNTFVFPLAGYSKKIKKIEELKEGNTIIIPNDPTNGGRALLLLQKSGLLKLKDGVGLLPTVNDITENPKKIKILELEAPQLPRALDDQNVTIAVINNTFASSAGLIADRDGLIVEDKKSPYVNIIVSREDNKDEEKIKKFVKAFQSEEVEAAAAKIFKGGAVKGW
- a CDS encoding AAA family ATPase, whose translation is MIVSFSITNFRSIKDTVTLSFEADKSQDLEKYFILEPAPGQRLLKLGLIYGANGSGKTTILKALDSLRTLIVSSPLQKQTTLNYTPFLFNALTSAQETKFELIFFQNGIKYSYEIAFTKEAITFEKLEFYSPNKSLIYKRETNIEKQLTEIKFGTKAKLKRTQEEILEANTLWNNPVLSGFLKSNIDSPELRDVTDWFDKVLRKLITPKTDLSDSINKAIENKEINKDHIIKFLQKADFKITDLALEKRTIDYDDDMRKIMRFINKQIASRTPSSSSEKDPESLDLLEIGFRHSVLNGDHSDSYILPYAQESEGTQRYFQFSGLLDQILGKSSVILIDELESSLHPELLKHFLLLFLVNVKGSQIIATTHYRELLMERDIFRDDAIWFTEKISDGSIELYALSDFDSSVIRDTTSVFNAYKSGKLGAVPQLEDYYLDFDNES
- a CDS encoding FtsW/RodA/SpoVE family cell cycle protein translates to MDKRETEAKGRGQERLFLGLIAILMVVLFVRLFGVLQGRIKEVDQRLKDGTVVNLNAPEPAKAVKGLLTRGYYLEDPLDVEVVRNSIAAQEAKGLSFTNVGDLNKRRFNVLADDAYRNGGSAFKKRVAVSRSLLGFTGDDEVRYTQEKNNAPAMPAVKSAGMGNGVIKGKIEHQGDAVAGVLVRLSTVLPSDSIEAKSFRIYARTDASGQYSFTQLPEGKAYEVIPLKPDAEFGQVKGVQELNGSKQLNFSEMPHMVRLLSSREFTLLKNDGALIVRTPEQFKVGYWCVAGGFLLAFLLIHLLLSFKFPEADQLMLPLLMLLTGLSFLTLLSLQDPVRDRFLAVDSLGFLYFGVVGLGVLLFLNIKRFTADSGVYRLLIFKDRSAANGWPWIALAIALLGGTLLFGGGPEGSGVKVNLLGVQPSEVVKYIVVLFLAGFFAQNEQFIATYSSWKKRWSFFSFALAAILFTLFLFLLLGDLGPAIVICFTFILLFSFSRGDFMEMAAFVLLYVLVAWFVGNVWLDALITFAVLVLYHVLKRKSMSESAVMALIVITAFLTIDKIPYLDKIVPGPVARLADRKAIWQDAWNNEVYGGDQVANGLWGIATGGITGQGTGEGFAKTIPEAHTDMILPAIGEEFGWTGITCVFILFLIYLHRSIIIGRRTGTPFLFYICAGIGICTFIQFLLIAGGSIGALPLSGVSLPFESYGGSSLVINLVAAGFLLSASSVRGTAVQMKYLTGQQDKNLVPALIAACAAILLLVINISRYSFNTPAWVVKPALVADKSGSRMFSYNPRIGILMKKLEAGTIYDRSGLILATSDPELVKKQMQELREAGAVDYKLDSARHKRVTRYYPFEEQMFFWTGDANTGVFSGGINGYFAEYEHAAELRGFKMPLTSYTLIASRYKEDRFLPRGPKEMTVLKKDYAELTSLLVSGLDSAEIQTFKKRNREVRLSVDASLQTHLQAGLANDPKLSKNRVSVVVMSANTGDVLASAAFPLPPVKNWEQLTMSLPDQNKLDSWTTTADPGFAIATQPGSTAKLLTAMAGFNKLGLAAAKQTYLVKANERIRTRGAEPDETGLIDMEQAIVKSNNVYFIKLANQQHLQEQMGALYLKTGMFLHGVGGYYYSRKSVNEEQEQRWLDLWRKTEFSSAYNPNNIYKNRATGISGMAWGQGELISTPAAMARLGSAIANGGVLVPNRYVLKLADSTIRQREGVVLAKDPEAAALLKQYMVEQSARKAGVFGISVAGKTGTPERIIKKKKVNDGWYVFFAPKAAEPGYTVVCIRVESAKGSSEAVRVAAETVIPLLVRKGYMKSIN